In Microbacterium sp. SLBN-146, one genomic interval encodes:
- a CDS encoding histidinol dehydrogenase gives MALSWTRVGTWIVAFLVGLVYGVAGTIAHGFTLAGLPVGLALGIVGCGALVVAVRLLTSDRWAALATGLGMVLATLVFSGRGPGGSVVVPDTGLGIVWTLAIPLLVGLVVAWPSLSPVRAQRDGALRGEDAAEAN, from the coding sequence GTGGCTCTCTCCTGGACACGTGTCGGCACGTGGATCGTCGCCTTCCTCGTAGGACTCGTCTACGGCGTGGCAGGAACGATCGCCCACGGCTTCACGCTCGCAGGTCTCCCGGTGGGCCTCGCTCTCGGGATCGTCGGATGCGGCGCGCTCGTCGTCGCCGTGCGCCTCCTGACGTCTGATCGGTGGGCGGCCCTCGCGACGGGACTCGGCATGGTGCTGGCGACTCTCGTGTTCTCGGGGCGCGGCCCGGGCGGATCGGTCGTCGTCCCCGACACCGGGCTGGGAATCGTCTGGACGCTCGCGATCCCGCTGCTCGTGGGCCTCGTCGTGGCGTGGCCGTCTCTTTCGCCCGTGCGAGCGCAACGCGACGGCGCGCTTCGCGGAGAGGACGCCGCCGAGGCGAACTAG
- a CDS encoding AzlD domain-containing protein has product MTLWNAVLVASIICVALKTFGYLIPSHWLDAPRPSRIADLLTVALLAALVAVQALGAGQSIVVDARVPAVLVAAGLLLLRAPFLVVVMAAAIVAALLRLWGWAA; this is encoded by the coding sequence GTGACCCTCTGGAACGCGGTCCTCGTCGCCTCGATCATCTGCGTCGCCCTGAAGACCTTCGGATACCTCATCCCCAGCCATTGGCTCGACGCTCCGCGACCGTCGCGCATCGCCGACCTCCTGACGGTCGCGCTCCTCGCGGCGCTCGTCGCCGTGCAAGCACTGGGTGCGGGACAGAGCATCGTCGTGGACGCGCGCGTGCCCGCCGTCCTCGTCGCCGCGGGTCTTCTCCTCCTTCGTGCGCCCTTCCTCGTCGTCGTCATGGCGGCGGCCATCGTGGCCGCTCTCCTGCGACTCTGGGGATGGGCGGCCTGA
- a CDS encoding citrate synthase, translated as MSDANPQQEKATLTVGDRTAELPVLRGTDGLPSIDVSTLTRQTGHTALDYGFVNTAATKSEITYIDGDQGILRYRGYPIEQLAQNSTYLEVAWLLIYGELPSADELAAFDDRIRHHTLLHEDLKRFFSALPHTAHPMSVLSSAVSALSTYYERESDPHNPEHVELNTIRMLAKMPVIAAYAHKKSIGQAFLYPDNSLSFVDNFLKLNFGVLSEIYEVNPVMSRALERLLILHEDHEQNASTSTVRLVGSTGANQFSSISAGINALYGPLHGGANEAVLDMLARIRDSGESVQRFVERVKNKEDGVKLMGFGHRVYKNYDPRAKLVKESADEVLRELGVHDPLLDLAKELEDIALNDDYFKERRLYPNVDFYTGVIYKAMGFPTRMFTVLFAIGRLPGWLAQWREAINDPQTKIGRPQQLYVGAPERQYPGLG; from the coding sequence GTGAGCGACGCAAACCCCCAGCAGGAGAAGGCCACCCTCACGGTCGGAGACCGGACGGCGGAGCTGCCGGTTCTCCGGGGCACGGACGGCCTCCCGAGCATCGATGTCTCGACCCTCACGCGGCAGACGGGCCACACCGCGCTCGACTATGGTTTCGTGAACACGGCGGCCACGAAGTCCGAGATCACCTATATCGACGGCGACCAGGGCATCCTTCGCTACCGCGGATACCCGATCGAGCAGCTGGCTCAGAACAGCACGTACCTCGAGGTCGCGTGGCTGCTCATCTACGGCGAGCTTCCGAGCGCCGACGAGCTGGCCGCGTTCGACGACCGGATCCGTCACCACACTCTGCTCCACGAAGACCTCAAGCGATTCTTCTCGGCGCTGCCCCACACAGCGCACCCGATGTCGGTCCTGTCGTCGGCGGTGTCGGCTCTCTCGACGTATTACGAGCGCGAATCGGATCCCCACAACCCCGAGCATGTCGAGCTCAACACGATCCGGATGCTCGCGAAGATGCCCGTCATCGCGGCGTACGCGCACAAGAAGAGCATCGGCCAGGCCTTCCTCTATCCCGACAACTCGCTGAGCTTCGTCGACAACTTCCTCAAGCTCAACTTCGGCGTCCTGAGCGAGATCTACGAGGTCAATCCCGTCATGTCGCGTGCGCTCGAGCGCCTGCTCATCCTCCACGAGGACCACGAGCAGAATGCATCGACCTCGACCGTGCGCCTCGTTGGATCGACGGGAGCCAACCAGTTCTCCTCGATTTCGGCCGGCATCAACGCGCTCTATGGTCCGCTGCACGGCGGTGCGAACGAAGCGGTCCTCGACATGCTCGCCCGCATTCGCGATTCCGGCGAGAGCGTTCAGCGTTTCGTCGAGCGGGTGAAGAACAAAGAGGACGGCGTCAAGCTCATGGGCTTCGGACACCGGGTCTACAAGAACTACGACCCGCGCGCCAAGCTCGTGAAGGAATCCGCCGATGAGGTGCTGCGTGAGCTGGGAGTGCACGATCCGCTCCTCGACCTCGCGAAGGAACTCGAAGACATCGCGCTGAACGACGACTACTTCAAGGAGCGTCGGCTCTACCCGAACGTCGACTTCTACACCGGCGTCATCTACAAGGCGATGGGCTTCCCGACGCGCATGTTCACGGTGCTCTTCGCGATCGGCCGTCTGCCGGGCTGGCTCGCGCAGTGGCGCGAGGCGATCAACGATCCGCAGACCAAGATCGGCCGGCCCCAGCAGCTCTACGTAGGGGCGCCGGAGCGTCAGTACCCCGGACTCGGCTGA
- the dapC gene encoding succinyldiaminopimelate transaminase — protein sequence MGVSDLADYPWDAVAPYAERAARHPDGVVDLSIGSPVDATPSVVAAALADATDAHAYPQTMGTPALRAAITDWYARRRGVPGLSPENVLPTVGSKELVALLPLLMGLGGGDVVVHPKAAYPTYEVGARLVGATAVASDDPAEWPDGTRLVWINSPGNPDGRVWDVEALRRRVDRARELGAVLASDECYAELGWDAPWDGEPIPSVLDPRVTGGDLRGLLSVYSLSKQSNLAGYRAAFLAGEADIVARLLTARKHLGLMLPAPVQRAMTAALGDDLHVRAQKERYRARRARLKPALEAAGFRIDRSEAGLYLWATEGRDAWESLGRLADLGILAGPGHFYGEHYPQHVRLSLTASDERIDAAARRLSAAEDPAGTPSAVSSV from the coding sequence GTGGGGGTCTCCGACCTCGCCGACTACCCCTGGGACGCCGTCGCGCCCTACGCGGAGCGTGCTGCTCGGCATCCTGACGGCGTCGTCGACCTTTCGATCGGGTCTCCCGTCGATGCGACGCCCTCCGTTGTGGCAGCGGCCCTGGCGGATGCGACCGACGCGCACGCGTATCCGCAGACGATGGGAACCCCCGCGCTGCGCGCCGCCATCACGGACTGGTACGCCCGCCGGCGGGGCGTCCCCGGGCTGAGTCCTGAGAACGTCCTCCCCACGGTCGGTTCGAAAGAGCTCGTCGCGCTCCTTCCGCTCCTCATGGGGCTCGGCGGCGGTGACGTCGTCGTGCACCCGAAGGCCGCCTATCCGACGTACGAGGTCGGCGCTCGACTCGTGGGTGCGACTGCCGTGGCATCCGACGATCCCGCAGAGTGGCCGGACGGCACACGTCTCGTCTGGATCAACTCTCCGGGGAATCCCGACGGGCGGGTGTGGGATGTCGAGGCGCTCCGACGACGCGTCGATCGCGCGCGCGAGCTCGGTGCCGTGCTCGCGTCGGACGAGTGCTACGCAGAACTCGGCTGGGACGCTCCGTGGGACGGGGAGCCGATTCCGTCGGTCCTCGATCCGCGGGTGACAGGCGGCGACCTCCGCGGGCTTCTCTCGGTCTACTCGCTCAGCAAGCAGTCCAACCTGGCGGGCTACCGCGCCGCCTTCCTCGCGGGCGAGGCCGACATCGTGGCGCGCCTGCTGACAGCGCGCAAGCACCTGGGGCTCATGCTCCCCGCGCCCGTCCAGCGCGCGATGACCGCGGCTCTCGGCGATGATCTTCACGTCCGAGCGCAGAAGGAGCGCTACCGGGCTCGCCGCGCGCGCCTGAAGCCCGCGCTGGAGGCGGCAGGCTTCCGAATCGATCGCAGCGAAGCGGGGCTCTATCTGTGGGCTACGGAGGGGCGTGATGCGTGGGAGAGTCTCGGACGTCTCGCCGATCTCGGCATTCTCGCCGGTCCTGGTCACTTCTACGGTGAGCATTATCCACAGCACGTCCGCCTGTCACTGACGGCGAGCGACGAGCGCATCGACGCGGCCGCGCGACGTCTGTCGGCGGCCGAGGACCCGGCGGGAACTCCGAGCGCGGTCTCGTCCGTGTGA
- a CDS encoding DUF3117 domain-containing protein: protein MAAMKPRTGDGPMEAVKEGRLIIVRVPLEGGGRLVVSVNDAEAKELYDVLGGVVGAA, encoded by the coding sequence ATGGCAGCCATGAAGCCGAGAACCGGAGACGGGCCGATGGAGGCCGTTAAGGAGGGTCGCCTCATCATCGTGCGCGTGCCGCTCGAAGGAGGAGGACGCCTCGTCGTCTCTGTGAACGACGCTGAGGCCAAGGAACTCTACGACGTCCTGGGTGGAGTCGTCGGAGCAGCGTAA
- the dapE gene encoding succinyl-diaminopimelate desuccinylase, with the protein MPALDLTATSIDLTRAICDIPSVSDDETVLADAIHEAVLALPHLEVYRDGDTIVARTNLGRDQRVAIAGHIDTVPLNANLPTRDIEIDGEPYLWGRGTVDMKAGVAVQLKLAHDLVTPRADITWMWYDHEEVDADLNGLTRLAASRPDLFAADFAILGEPSNGQVEGGCNGNLRAIVRTRGVRAHSARSWIGENAIHKAAPVLARLSEYRPREIEVEGLLYREGLNAVRVGGGIAGNVIPDLCEIEVNYRFAPSRDADEAERHVRDVFAGFDVDVVDLAIGARPGLDAPLAQEFVAAVGAEPRPKYGWTDVARFSAMGVPAVNYGPGDPHLAHHDEERVPLAQIIEVERGLRAWLS; encoded by the coding sequence ATGCCGGCGCTCGACCTCACCGCGACTTCGATCGATCTCACGCGCGCGATCTGCGACATCCCCAGCGTCTCCGATGACGAGACGGTGCTCGCGGATGCCATCCACGAGGCGGTACTCGCCCTCCCGCACCTCGAGGTCTACCGCGACGGCGACACGATCGTCGCGCGGACGAACCTCGGGCGCGATCAGCGCGTCGCGATCGCCGGGCACATCGACACCGTCCCTCTCAACGCGAACCTGCCGACGCGCGACATCGAGATCGACGGCGAGCCGTACCTGTGGGGTCGGGGAACGGTCGACATGAAGGCGGGGGTCGCCGTGCAGCTCAAGCTCGCTCACGACCTCGTCACCCCGCGGGCGGACATCACCTGGATGTGGTACGACCACGAGGAGGTCGACGCCGACCTCAATGGGCTCACGCGGCTCGCGGCATCCCGGCCCGATCTCTTCGCTGCGGACTTCGCCATTCTCGGCGAGCCCTCCAATGGTCAGGTCGAGGGCGGATGCAACGGCAACCTCCGCGCGATCGTGCGCACGCGCGGAGTCCGCGCGCACAGCGCGCGCTCGTGGATCGGCGAGAACGCGATCCACAAGGCCGCCCCCGTGCTCGCACGACTGTCGGAGTATCGTCCGCGCGAGATCGAGGTGGAGGGGCTGCTCTACCGCGAAGGACTCAACGCCGTGCGGGTCGGGGGAGGAATCGCCGGCAACGTCATCCCCGACCTCTGCGAGATCGAGGTCAACTACCGATTCGCCCCCAGTCGCGACGCCGATGAGGCCGAACGACACGTGCGTGACGTCTTCGCCGGATTCGACGTCGATGTCGTCGATCTCGCCATCGGCGCGCGCCCGGGGCTCGACGCTCCCCTCGCGCAGGAGTTCGTCGCCGCCGTGGGTGCCGAGCCGCGGCCCAAGTACGGCTGGACGGACGTCGCGCGTTTCTCCGCGATGGGTGTTCCCGCGGTCAACTACGGTCCGGGTGACCCGCACCTCGCGCACCACGACGAAGAGCGTGTGCCGCTCGCGCAGATCATCGAGGTCGAACGCGGACTGCGCGCGTGGCTCAGCTGA
- the fdxA gene encoding ferredoxin, with amino-acid sequence MTYVIALPCVDVKDRACIDECPVDCIYEGERSLYIHPDECVDCGACEPVCPVEAIYYEDDLPEEWQDYYKANVEFFDDIGSPGGAAKVGVIHKDHPVIAVLPPQEH; translated from the coding sequence GTGACATACGTGATCGCCCTTCCCTGCGTGGATGTCAAAGACCGCGCCTGCATCGACGAGTGCCCGGTCGACTGCATCTACGAAGGCGAGCGCAGCCTCTACATCCATCCCGACGAATGCGTGGACTGCGGAGCCTGCGAACCCGTCTGCCCTGTTGAGGCGATCTACTACGAAGATGATCTGCCGGAAGAGTGGCAGGACTACTACAAGGCGAACGTCGAGTTCTTCGACGACATCGGATCTCCCGGCGGCGCGGCCAAGGTCGGCGTCATCCACAAGGACCACCCGGTCATCGCCGTCCTCCCGCCCCAGGAACACTGA
- a CDS encoding Sec-independent protein translocase TatB, protein MFFGLTIEKLLLIGLIAAFVIGPERLPRYAENLATFTKRARDWVSNARTRVKDEMGDDFSDVDWKTLDPRQYDPRRIIREALLDDAPVAAIAPASQKVVPPPLTPTPPSFRAGDVPPYDNEAT, encoded by the coding sequence ATGTTCTTCGGCCTCACGATCGAGAAGCTCCTGCTGATCGGTCTCATCGCGGCCTTCGTCATCGGACCCGAGCGGCTGCCACGGTATGCCGAGAACCTCGCGACCTTCACGAAGCGCGCCCGTGATTGGGTATCCAACGCTCGCACGCGGGTCAAGGATGAAATGGGTGATGATTTCAGCGACGTCGACTGGAAGACCCTCGACCCGCGCCAGTACGACCCGCGTCGCATCATCCGCGAGGCTCTCCTCGACGATGCCCCCGTTGCGGCCATCGCCCCGGCGAGCCAGAAGGTCGTCCCACCCCCTCTCACGCCGACTCCGCCCTCGTTCCGCGCGGGCGACGTGCCCCCCTACGACAACGAGGCGACCTAG
- a CDS encoding O-methyltransferase yields the protein MGEYDANQRFAAEATIEPEHIARARQHALEIGAAPVSSPVGAQCAVIAAASRALNIVEIGTGAGVSGLWLLHGSPRATLTTIDNEPEHLGVARRAFGDAKIPAARARFITGRASDVLPRMNEASYDIVLVDADPEGVIEYVEHGLRLVRAGGTVLVPRVLGGGAVADPVRRDPVTSAYRSLIQETQSSPAVIGALSIVGEGLLQLTTIATD from the coding sequence ATGGGCGAATACGACGCGAATCAACGATTCGCAGCTGAAGCGACGATCGAGCCCGAGCACATCGCTCGCGCTCGCCAGCACGCGCTCGAGATCGGCGCGGCGCCCGTCAGCTCCCCTGTCGGCGCGCAGTGTGCCGTCATCGCCGCCGCCTCGCGAGCCCTCAACATCGTCGAGATCGGGACGGGCGCCGGCGTCTCGGGGCTGTGGCTCCTCCACGGGTCGCCGCGCGCGACGCTCACGACGATCGACAACGAGCCCGAGCACTTGGGCGTCGCGCGTCGAGCATTCGGCGACGCGAAGATCCCCGCCGCGCGCGCACGATTCATCACGGGCCGGGCATCCGATGTCCTGCCGCGTATGAACGAGGCCTCCTACGACATCGTGCTGGTCGACGCTGACCCCGAAGGCGTCATCGAATACGTCGAGCACGGCCTGCGACTCGTCCGCGCAGGCGGAACCGTGCTCGTGCCACGCGTTCTGGGGGGCGGCGCGGTTGCCGATCCCGTGCGCCGTGATCCCGTCACGAGCGCCTACCGCTCCCTCATCCAGGAGACCCAGTCGTCTCCCGCCGTCATCGGGGCTCTGTCGATCGTCGGCGAAGGACTGCTGCAACTGACGACGATCGCCACCGACTGA
- a CDS encoding DUF1003 domain-containing protein: protein MARASRRVPALDAPRGRSGMLAPRPAQPSRDRFGRATEWIARNMGTPFFLVALTLFCVAWIAWNTLAPVDARFDSAANGFTALTLMLSLQASYAAPLILLAQNRQDDRDRVQIEQDRQRAERNLADTEYLAREIVALRMAVSDFQNEVVTRDALRAELKSLLERLDGEEPRR, encoded by the coding sequence ATGGCCCGCGCCTCGCGCCGCGTGCCGGCGCTCGATGCCCCTCGCGGTCGTTCCGGCATGCTCGCGCCCCGACCTGCGCAGCCGTCGCGCGACCGCTTCGGGCGTGCGACGGAGTGGATCGCACGCAACATGGGAACGCCGTTCTTCCTCGTCGCGTTGACGCTCTTCTGCGTCGCGTGGATCGCGTGGAACACACTCGCGCCCGTCGACGCGCGGTTCGACTCCGCTGCGAACGGCTTCACGGCACTGACGCTCATGCTCTCGCTCCAGGCGTCGTATGCCGCACCCCTGATCCTCCTCGCGCAGAACCGCCAGGACGACCGGGACCGCGTGCAGATCGAACAGGACCGCCAGCGGGCAGAGCGGAACCTCGCCGACACCGAGTACCTCGCCCGCGAGATCGTGGCGCTGCGCATGGCGGTCTCGGACTTCCAGAACGAGGTCGTGACGCGCGACGCGCTGCGCGCCGAGCTGAAGAGTCTTCTCGAGCGCCTCGACGGCGAAGAACCGCGCCGATGA
- a CDS encoding AzlC family ABC transporter permease, which produces MSPEPIFDDAHAPGESRRAVREALGVALATSAYGVSFGALAVVSGFDVWQTCVLSLLMFTGGSQFAFIGVIGAGGVAAAPAAIASASLLGIRNIAYGMSMSPIIGRGAVKRAAAAHFTIDESTAVALAQRTPRARTLGFWVTGVGIYVGWNLSTLAGALAGDVLGDPKAYGLDAAAAAAFLALLWPRLRRRQPIVVGIAAALVATLLTPVLMPGIPVLVAALVAVVVGWFNWLGGTSAAEAGEPDDVPEREGLP; this is translated from the coding sequence GTGAGTCCGGAACCGATCTTCGACGATGCGCACGCACCGGGGGAGTCGCGCCGGGCCGTGCGGGAGGCGCTCGGCGTGGCTCTCGCGACGAGCGCGTACGGCGTCTCGTTCGGAGCCCTCGCGGTCGTCTCCGGCTTCGACGTGTGGCAGACGTGCGTCCTCAGCCTCCTGATGTTCACGGGCGGATCGCAGTTCGCCTTCATCGGCGTCATCGGCGCCGGGGGAGTGGCGGCGGCGCCGGCCGCGATCGCGTCGGCATCCCTCCTCGGGATCCGCAACATCGCCTACGGCATGAGCATGTCTCCCATCATCGGGCGGGGCGCCGTGAAACGTGCCGCGGCAGCGCACTTCACGATCGATGAGTCGACGGCCGTCGCGCTCGCCCAGCGCACTCCGCGCGCACGCACGCTCGGATTCTGGGTCACCGGCGTCGGCATCTACGTCGGATGGAACCTGTCGACACTCGCGGGCGCCCTCGCCGGAGACGTCCTGGGCGATCCCAAAGCATATGGGCTTGATGCCGCGGCTGCCGCCGCCTTCCTCGCCCTCCTGTGGCCGCGTCTCCGGCGGCGCCAGCCCATCGTCGTGGGTATCGCGGCGGCGCTCGTCGCGACGCTTCTGACCCCTGTGCTCATGCCCGGCATTCCCGTCCTCGTGGCGGCGCTCGTCGCCGTCGTCGTCGGCTGGTTCAACTGGCTGGGGGGAACGTCCGCCGCGGAGGCGGGGGAACCCGATGATGTGCCCGAGCGGGAGGGGCTCCCGTGA
- the ppk2 gene encoding polyphosphate kinase 2: protein MTHRLAKNTYETELRRLQAQLVDMQAWVQASGARIIVLFEGRDAAGKGSTIKRVSEYLNPRVTRVVALPTPTERERSEWYFQRYVAHLPAAGEIVLMDRSWYNRAGVEHVMGYCTNAQYHRFLHQAPIFERMLVEEGILLLKYWFSVSDVEQEKRFRSRNDDPMRRWKLSPNDVLSITKWEDYSRAKDTMFVHTDIPEAPWFEVDNEDKRRGRINMIAHLLSQIPYEVIERPEIEIPPRPESRGYERPPHDDSKIVPDYAATL from the coding sequence ATGACGCACCGTCTGGCGAAGAACACCTACGAAACCGAACTCCGCCGGCTGCAAGCGCAGCTCGTCGATATGCAGGCGTGGGTGCAGGCGAGCGGTGCACGCATCATCGTGCTCTTCGAGGGGCGGGATGCCGCGGGCAAGGGCTCCACGATCAAGCGCGTCTCGGAGTATCTCAATCCCCGCGTGACGCGTGTGGTGGCCCTCCCCACGCCGACGGAGCGCGAACGGTCCGAGTGGTACTTCCAGCGCTACGTCGCGCATCTTCCCGCCGCTGGGGAGATCGTCCTGATGGACCGGTCCTGGTACAACCGTGCCGGCGTCGAGCATGTCATGGGCTACTGCACGAACGCGCAATACCACCGGTTCCTGCACCAGGCACCCATCTTCGAGCGGATGCTCGTCGAGGAGGGCATCCTGTTGCTCAAGTACTGGTTCAGCGTCTCGGACGTCGAGCAGGAGAAGCGCTTCCGTTCACGGAACGACGACCCGATGCGGCGCTGGAAGCTCAGCCCCAACGATGTGCTCTCCATCACGAAGTGGGAGGACTACTCTCGCGCGAAGGACACGATGTTCGTCCACACCGATATTCCGGAAGCGCCCTGGTTCGAAGTCGACAACGAGGACAAGCGCCGCGGACGGATCAACATGATCGCCCATCTGCTGTCGCAGATCCCGTACGAGGTCATTGAACGACCCGAGATCGAGATCCCACCACGTCCGGAGTCCCGTGGCTACGAGCGGCCGCCGCACGACGACAGCAAGATCGTCCCCGACTACGCGGCGACGCTCTAG
- the dapD gene encoding 2,3,4,5-tetrahydropyridine-2,6-dicarboxylate N-succinyltransferase → MSDDGWIWGAGLATTADNGTVLDTWYPSPAHGRIPLGFDPAIAPADLDRLAVRDERRGVSSDVVAIEIELAAPPVSTSDAYLRLHALSHRLVKPNDVNLDGIFGHLPNVAWTNAGPVHPDDLTRLRPLLQRDGIQVQGLDKFPRLLDYVTPPGVRIADASRVRLGAYLSPGTTVMHEGFVNFNAGTLGASMVEGRVSQGVVVGDGSDIGGGASIMGTLSGGGTHKVSIGARTLLGANAGIGISLGDDCIVEAGLYVTAGTKIVLVDEAPRPDGSRATVKGAELSGHDGILFRRNSLTGAVEATRRAGVGVTLNEALHA, encoded by the coding sequence ATGAGCGACGACGGGTGGATCTGGGGCGCAGGCCTTGCGACGACGGCGGACAACGGCACGGTGCTGGACACGTGGTATCCGTCTCCCGCACACGGTCGGATTCCGCTCGGGTTCGACCCCGCCATCGCGCCCGCGGATCTCGACCGCCTCGCCGTCCGCGACGAGCGCCGTGGCGTTTCGTCCGACGTCGTCGCGATCGAGATCGAGCTCGCGGCACCGCCCGTCTCGACGAGCGATGCGTACCTGCGCCTGCACGCACTGTCCCACCGCCTCGTGAAGCCCAACGACGTGAACCTCGACGGCATCTTCGGGCATCTTCCGAACGTCGCGTGGACGAATGCGGGGCCCGTGCATCCCGACGATCTCACGCGACTCCGCCCCCTCCTCCAGCGCGACGGCATCCAGGTGCAGGGGCTCGACAAGTTTCCGCGTCTCCTCGACTACGTCACTCCCCCGGGTGTCCGCATCGCCGATGCGTCGCGCGTACGCCTGGGTGCGTACCTGTCGCCGGGGACGACCGTCATGCACGAGGGATTCGTCAACTTCAACGCGGGAACGCTCGGTGCTTCCATGGTGGAAGGCCGCGTCTCGCAGGGCGTCGTCGTCGGCGACGGCAGCGACATCGGCGGCGGCGCATCGATCATGGGCACGCTGTCGGGCGGCGGAACGCACAAGGTGTCGATCGGCGCACGAACGCTCCTCGGGGCGAACGCGGGCATCGGCATCTCGCTCGGCGACGACTGCATCGTCGAAGCCGGCCTCTACGTGACCGCCGGCACGAAGATCGTGCTCGTCGACGAGGCGCCTCGGCCCGACGGCTCGCGCGCAACCGTCAAGGGTGCGGAGCTCTCCGGCCACGACGGCATCCTCTTCCGTCGCAATTCGCTCACGGGTGCCGTCGAGGCGACCCGCCGCGCGGGAGTCGGCGTCACGCTGAACGAGGCCCTCCACGCGTAG
- a CDS encoding Mrp/NBP35 family ATP-binding protein, whose product MTSDVSASVRSAVGAVIDPELRRSLADLEMVREIDVRDGVAQVGVALTIVGCPASDRIEREVRDAAASVPGVETVEVRLGVMTPDERAALTERLRGGRPARTMPFGPGSLTRVIAVTSGKGGVGKSTVTANLAVAIAAQGASVGLVDADVHGFSIPGLLGLVGADGSVPAPTRIDDLMLPPVAHGVKVISIGMFLRRGRDDEPLGAVAWRGPMLHRTVQQFLTDVYFGDLDILLLDMPPGTGDIAISVGQLLPNAEVVVVTTPQSAASDVAVRSGLVARQTGQRVVGVVENMAALTLPDGSRLALFGEGGGAQVASALSTAAEEVPLLASIPLSTTLRERSDAGTPVVITDPTDPAATSIAQLAAALMAMPRGLQGRSLPFRNA is encoded by the coding sequence ATGACATCCGACGTGTCCGCCTCCGTACGCAGCGCCGTCGGAGCCGTGATCGACCCGGAACTGCGCCGGTCTCTCGCCGACCTCGAGATGGTGCGCGAGATCGACGTGCGCGACGGCGTCGCACAGGTTGGGGTGGCTTTGACAATCGTCGGCTGCCCCGCCTCGGACAGGATCGAACGGGAAGTGCGCGATGCTGCGGCATCCGTTCCCGGAGTCGAGACCGTCGAGGTGCGACTGGGCGTCATGACCCCCGACGAGCGCGCGGCCCTGACTGAACGCCTGCGCGGTGGTCGCCCCGCACGCACGATGCCGTTCGGGCCAGGCAGCCTGACGCGGGTCATCGCCGTGACGAGCGGCAAGGGCGGCGTCGGCAAGTCGACCGTCACCGCCAATCTCGCTGTGGCCATCGCCGCGCAGGGCGCGTCGGTGGGTCTCGTGGATGCCGATGTCCACGGCTTCTCGATCCCGGGTCTCCTCGGACTCGTCGGCGCGGACGGATCGGTGCCCGCACCCACCCGCATCGACGACCTCATGCTTCCTCCCGTCGCCCACGGGGTGAAGGTCATCTCGATCGGGATGTTCCTCCGCCGTGGTCGTGACGACGAGCCGCTCGGCGCCGTCGCATGGCGTGGGCCGATGCTCCACCGCACGGTGCAGCAGTTCCTCACCGACGTCTACTTCGGTGACCTCGACATCCTGCTTCTCGACATGCCGCCCGGGACGGGCGACATCGCGATCTCCGTGGGCCAACTCCTTCCGAACGCGGAAGTCGTCGTCGTCACGACACCGCAGTCCGCCGCGTCGGATGTCGCGGTGCGCAGCGGCCTCGTGGCCCGTCAGACAGGTCAGCGGGTCGTCGGAGTCGTGGAGAACATGGCGGCTCTCACGCTTCCCGACGGATCCCGGCTCGCGCTGTTCGGCGAGGGCGGTGGCGCACAGGTGGCGTCCGCACTCTCGACGGCGGCCGAGGAGGTTCCGCTTCTCGCATCGATCCCCCTCAGCACGACGCTGCGCGAGCGATCGGATGCCGGTACCCCTGTCGTCATCACGGACCCCACCGATCCCGCAGCGACCTCTATCGCGCAGCTCGCCGCAGCCCTCATGGCCATGCCCCGCGGCCTCCAGGGCAGGAGCCTCCCCTTCCGGAACGCCTGA